Proteins encoded by one window of Streptomyces sp. NBC_01477:
- a CDS encoding ABC transporter ATP-binding protein yields MTTKISFRAVAKSFAVKGGTFTALGRVNLDIADREFVAVVGPSGCGKSTLLNLAAGLAEPTAGEVLVDGVRVTGPGPDRGVIFQQYALFPWLTVRGNVEFGLKLASVPAAERRRRAAAAIELVGLTDFADALPKTLSGGMKQRCAIARAYAVEPRVLLMDEPFGALDALTRVQLQTQLLEMWTRERRTVLFITHDVDEAVFLAGRVVVMAAGPGRVHRVVDVDLPYPRTERMRLSPEFARIRNEVWTSVHHQTPAGAAAG; encoded by the coding sequence ATGACCACCAAGATCTCCTTCCGCGCCGTGGCCAAGTCCTTCGCGGTGAAGGGCGGCACCTTCACCGCGCTCGGCCGCGTGAACCTGGACATCGCCGACCGGGAATTCGTCGCCGTCGTCGGCCCCTCCGGCTGCGGCAAGAGCACCCTGCTGAATCTGGCCGCCGGCCTGGCGGAGCCCACCGCGGGGGAGGTGCTGGTGGACGGCGTCCGGGTCACGGGACCCGGCCCCGACCGGGGGGTGATCTTCCAGCAGTACGCCCTCTTCCCGTGGCTCACCGTGCGCGGCAACGTCGAATTCGGGCTGAAACTGGCCTCGGTGCCGGCCGCGGAGAGGCGGCGCCGGGCGGCGGCGGCCATCGAACTGGTCGGGCTGACCGACTTCGCCGACGCCCTGCCCAAGACGCTGTCCGGCGGCATGAAGCAGCGATGTGCCATCGCCCGGGCCTACGCCGTCGAGCCGCGGGTGCTGCTGATGGACGAGCCGTTCGGCGCGCTCGACGCCCTCACCCGGGTCCAGTTGCAGACGCAGCTGCTGGAGATGTGGACCCGCGAGCGGCGCACCGTGCTGTTCATCACGCACGACGTCGACGAGGCCGTCTTCCTCGCCGGCCGGGTGGTCGTGATGGCCGCAGGTCCCGGCCGCGTCCACCGGGTGGTCGACGTGGACCTGCCCTACCCCAGGACCGAGCGGATGCGGCTGTCCCCGGAGTTCGCCCGGATCCGCAACGAGGTCTGGACGAGCGTCCACCACCAGACCCCGGCCGGAGCCGCGGCGGGCTGA
- a CDS encoding aliphatic sulfonate ABC transporter substrate-binding protein: MRLPQRALATASAAAVLALSVTACSGSDSADGTTKIHFGYISDYNGASLLAIAEQQGLWKKQGLAPDLKVFTNGPLQITALGAGDLDFGYIGPGAVWLPASGKAKVIAIDTLTYADRVIAQPGITSMDGLKGKKVGYPAGTSGEMVLNLALQHAGLTMKDINAVPMDPATIVPAFVSGQIDGAGIWYPLLDTIKARKPGLVEVASTRDFTGKAFPTAFVSGEKTGTALTDKVLTVLAQANDWRSAHPDEAIAEAASLLKVDKAKVAADAKNVQTMSTADLVAKTKDGTVAGWLKGLTDFFVSTGQLKTSPDPSTYYTGDLYTKAAAK, translated from the coding sequence ATGCGTCTACCTCAGCGCGCCCTCGCGACGGCCTCGGCCGCGGCCGTCCTCGCACTGTCCGTCACCGCGTGCTCCGGCAGCGACTCCGCCGACGGCACCACGAAGATCCACTTCGGCTACATCTCCGACTACAACGGCGCCAGCCTGCTGGCCATCGCCGAGCAGCAGGGGCTGTGGAAGAAGCAGGGGCTCGCGCCCGACCTGAAGGTCTTCACCAACGGGCCGCTCCAGATCACGGCGCTCGGCGCGGGCGACCTCGACTTCGGGTACATCGGCCCCGGCGCGGTGTGGCTGCCCGCGTCCGGCAAGGCCAAGGTCATCGCGATCGACACCCTCACGTACGCCGACCGGGTCATCGCCCAGCCCGGCATCACCTCGATGGACGGCCTCAAGGGCAAGAAAGTGGGCTATCCGGCGGGCACGTCGGGCGAGATGGTGCTCAACCTGGCGCTCCAGCACGCCGGTCTGACCATGAAGGACATCAACGCGGTCCCGATGGACCCCGCCACGATCGTCCCGGCCTTCGTCTCCGGGCAGATCGACGGCGCCGGCATCTGGTACCCGCTGCTGGACACCATCAAGGCCAGGAAGCCGGGCCTGGTCGAGGTCGCCAGCACCAGGGACTTCACCGGCAAGGCCTTCCCGACGGCCTTCGTCTCCGGCGAGAAGACCGGCACCGCGCTGACCGACAAGGTGCTCACCGTCCTCGCGCAGGCCAACGACTGGCGGTCCGCGCACCCCGACGAGGCGATAGCCGAGGCGGCGTCCCTGCTGAAGGTGGACAAGGCGAAGGTCGCGGCCGACGCCAAGAACGTCCAGACCATGAGCACCGCCGACCTGGTCGCGAAGACCAAGGACGGTACGGTCGCGGGCTGGCTCAAGGGGCTCACCGACTTCTTCGTCTCCACCGGCCAGCTCAAGACCTCGCCCGACCCGTCGACCTACTACACGGGCGACCTCTACACCAAGGCCGCCGCCAAGTGA